The following nucleotide sequence is from Sander vitreus isolate 19-12246 chromosome 3, sanVit1, whole genome shotgun sequence.
ATGTATTCCTTAAATCATCTAGTTTGATATGATACCAATACCTTCATACGAGCTTTGAAACGGAGACTCTTAAAAGATCCATCAACGATTccaattggtttaaagaaacaacaCAAGCGATTGAAATCATAagctcattatgaaaatgtttactgaggtcataaatcaagtgagaagcaGGGTCATTTTTTTCATAGACTTATATTCTATAGaaactgaatacatttttaagcCAGTGGAgtcaccccctgctggaaattagatagaatgcaggtgtGAGGCAGTAATGCATTGGCATTACTTCTTGGCATGGTAGTTGCTGCATGGTCTTAATACCAAGATACatgacttcctgctttgctctcgCCATGTTTACCATGGCACAAGAGGGCGGCGCTGCCTACCAATAAACGTTAATATGGGTCATAATTTCTGCTTGTAAAAACGACCTCTAAAAGGAGAACAGGTGTCGGTTTTAATGGTCCTATCAACAtatatttgtaatgttttgtgAATCACATTAAATTGCAGATTTTTGTAAAAAAGTTCCTATTTAGTAAAAAGAAatactttattattagtattgaCAAGTAATTACtcggttatcaaaatagttttctgttgattgactaaCTGATCAATGAAATTCTTCCTTTGCTGTCCACAGAAGACACACGAACAATGTAAAATCTACAATATATACTGcagatatacaaaataaaacagccagTAAGGTGTCAGCCTCATGTTTCACATGTGGAGATGAATAATGTGTTTGTACATAAAGGCTCATGACAACATATTATCACTAAAGTTGTTTGATCATATCAGATTAAATAAATCATCCCATTCATGCCTTAATAGAATAAAAAACTGCAGACCATGCTTGAATGAAATAAACAGCGATTCAAGTTAAACATTTAGAGTTATATTTGCAGCTGTAAATAAACTGCTTAACCTGACTCAGCTGTTTGTCAgctgtttccgagcccctaaaaatggagacatttgaaaacactgctGACCCTGTTTTAGTTTGAAAACTCctgggttgctttgtagtctggacagGAACAAACAGAGACTTTTGGAAACGACGacacacgtcagtcagtcttatcatTTAGGTAGGCTTACATATGTACCTAATAAAGCTAATAAATCCCAGCTCCTTCTCCAAAGGATTTTGTGATACCACAACAACTTTTGAATATGGTTTCGACATACGGCATGACACGATAGCCTGTGGCCACAAAAAGTTACTCTGTGGCCACCATGCAGGTCTCTCTTGAGAATGAGACCTGagaatgtaacgtctcttttagTACAATGAAAACTATCGATAACATCGCTGTTGTTACCATGTTTCTGTGAAATATCTTGATGTTGCagtaatccattcatccatttatCTGCAGCCGACTGAAGTAAAAGACCGCcgagaaaatatattttacaaagtACTTAAGTTTTCAATTTGAATAAATAACTATAAATTACACAACATTTTGGGGGCTTGGTGGCAAATGTGTACGATAAAATATTGATCTATCTCTGGGCACCCTTCGGTCAGttagacatttagttttgtttgaattcacGTTAAAGTGTTCCCTGTGTTTAAAACAGCAACCGTAGTGGAGTGTCACAGTGAGTGTGTAAGACCTGGTGCACATTGGCTTCTTCCAGGCATTACCAGTTCCCCCTCACTACACATTTAGATATCCTGGGTCACTGATCGGTCACAAGATTTCCAGAGTCGGTCATTGAGCTTTGGCCATAAAATGTGCATGCACCAACTACCCTTATGATTTGCCCTATGCTCGAATATGGTGTTCCATATGGAGAATGTGACTTACACAGAGGGTATTAGCAAAAGCCCCTCAGTTTTAGATTCATTCACTTTATTTTCAGTGAAGTACATGGGCAGAGAGGTGACCAattgttttttgggggaaaaTCCAACACTGCGGCAGTCATCCAGGTCCTTGAGAGAATACCTGCACTTTCCAGGCATCTCTGACTCTGTGTGACTCAAGGCCCTATCCAGAAAATTGGTTCAAGAAATGCCCTGTGCATAAACCAAACCTTTATGCCCATTTTTGTGGGTCATCAGCTAACCGGGAAATGACCtcacttgtttttttgtgctaaGCCTGAATAGATCTCAACACTGCCTGCCCACTTTTCACTTCCTGACACTATTTTGAAGAGGCATCATCACTGTGTCTGGTCTTTAATGATTccgattggttttaagaaatgcaaacGCAGATGCAGATATCAGTTAGATGTGTCCCGTGGTAATGAGGCCAGACTGCTGATGTGTACACCCTCTGACTTGAAGAGTTTAAAGGAAGCAGACGCAGAGTTTCATCTCAGTCACAGCAAATGAATGTAAGGATTCATGCAATGTCATGAACTGTGTTCTGTCATTTCTAACCTAAACATTATATTGACTTGAAGTAAGAAAGATGGTAAGTTTGGAGAATCTATGTTATTGTAATAATTGATGTCTTTACTGTCTTCAGGCTGAATACTGCTTGTGTGTTAATACAGTGAGTCCAGGATGAGcgtacatttaacatttaaactaGTTTGATTTCTGCTAACCTCCtacaaaatgtaacattgtCAACTGTTCATCCTGTGCAAACTTGAAATATTGTGTTGTGAACCAAACGAATGATCATGATAAACTCTACACAGGTTTCATATTTCACTTTTGGTGCATACTTTGATATTGGGCTCTTCAAATACTTATtatttctgatttttttgtgtttttatgctgTAATAATTTGTGCCAATCTTTTGCTGATTGTGGTTATCTGTATGAACAGAAGCTTACATGAACCTATGTACCTTTTTCTGGTCAGCCTGTTTGTAAATGAACTGTATGGTAGTACAGGGTTGTTTCCATTCCTTCTGGTTCAGATCATCTCTGACATTCACaatgtttctgcttctctttgtttcctgcagatttattgtgtgtttgcatatggaACTATAGAAATTATTAATTTATCCATCATGTCTTATGACAGATATCTTGCTATCTGTTATCCTCTGCAATATAACACAAGTATGACATCTAAAAAGGTTACTATGCTTATTACTCTAACATGGTTATTCCCATTGATTGAAGTTGCTGTCACAATATCTTTGAGTTCCTCTTTACAGCTGTGTGGGAACATCATTAACAAGGTTTACTGTGATAACTACTCTGTTGTCAAACTTGCCTGCTCTGTTGCCACAGTGAACAACATTTATGGACTCATTATCACTTGTCTTGTAGTCTTTGGTCCTCTCAGTTTAATCCTTTACACTTACATGAAGATccttaaagtgtgtttttctggTTCTAAACAGACCAGACAGAAAGCTGTCAGTACCTGCACACCTCACCTCGCTTCTCTGATCAACTTTTTCTTTGGTTCTTtctttgaaatattacagagcAGGTTTGATATGAGCAGTTTACCTGTTATGTTGcgcatttttttgtcattatatTTTCTGACCTGCCAACCAATCTTCAACCCTTTAATGTATGGTCTGCAAATGTCAAAAATACGTAGCTTATGTAAAAGTCTTGTGTTCGGTGAAATGTAAACTAATGTTAAAGATGTGTTTAATGTCCACTTACTTTAGAACTTTATTTAGCATAATATGTATTCCTTAAATCGTCTAGTTTGATATGATACCAATACCTTCATACGAGCTTTGAAACGGAGACTCTTAAAAGATCCATCAACGATTccaattggtttaaagaaacaacaCAAGCGATTGAAATCATAagctcattatgaaaatgtttactgaggtcataaatcaagtgagaagcaGGGTCATTTTTTTCATAGACTTATATTCTATAGaaactgaatacatttttaagcCAGTGGAgtcaccccctgctggaaattagatagaatgcaggtgtGAGGCAGTAATGCATTGGCATTACTTCTTGGCATGGTAGTTGCTGCATGGTCTTAATACCAAGATACatgacttcctgctttgctctcgCCATGTTTACCATGGCACAAGAGGGCGGCGCTGCCTACCAATAAACGTTAATATGGGTCATAATTTCTGCTTGTAAAAacgacctccaaaaggagaaCAGGTGTCGGTTTTAATGGTCCTATCAACAtatatttgtaatgttttgtgAATCACATTAAATTGCAGCTTTTTGTAAAAAAGTTCctatatagtaaaaaaaaatactttattattagtattgaCAAATAATTACTCGGTTATCAAAATcgttttctgttgattgactaaCTGATCAATGAAATTCTTCCTTTGCTGTCCACAGAAGACACACGAACAATGTAAAATCTACAATATATACTGcagatatacaaaataaaacagccagTAAGGTGTCAGCCTCATGTTTCACGTGTGGAGATGAATAATGTGTTTGTACATAAAGGCTCATGACAACATATTATCACTAAAGTTGTTTGATCATATCAGATTAAGTAAATCATCCCATTCATGCCTTAATAGAATAAAAAACTGCAGACCATGCTTGAATGAAATAAACAGCGATCCAAGTTAAACATTTAGAGTTATATTTGCAGCTGTAAATAAACTGCTTAACCTGACTCAGCTGTTTGTCAgctgtttccgagcccctaaaaatggagacatttgaaaacccTGCTGACCCTGTTTTAGTTTGAAAACTCctgggttgctttgtagtctggacagGAACAAACAGAGACTTTTGGAAACGACGacacacgtcagtcagtcttatcatTTAGGTAGGCTTACATATGTACCTAATAAAGCTAATAAATCCCAGCTCCTTCTCCAAAGTGCAACCACTTTTGAATATGGTTCGACATACGGCATGACACGATAGACTGTGGCCACAAAAAGTTACTCTGTGGCCACCATGCAGGTCTCTCTTGAGAATGAGACCTGagaatgtaacgtctcttttagCACAATGAAAACTATCGATAACATCGCTGTTTTTACCATGTTTCTGTGAAATATCTTGATGTTGCagtaatccattcatccatttatCTGCAGCCGACTGAAGTAAAAGACCGCcgagaaaatatattttacaaagtACTTAAGTTTTCAATTTGAATAAATAActatacattatacaacattTTGGGGGCTTGGTGGCAAATGTGGGAAGTACGATAAAATATTGATCTATCTCTGGGCACCCTTCGGTCAGttagacatttagttttgtttgaattcacGTTAAAGTGTTCCCTGAGTTTAAAACAGCAACCGTAGTGGAGTGTCACAGTGAGTGTGTAAGACCTGGTGCACATTGGCTTCTTCCAGGCATTACCAGTTCCCCCTCACTACACATTTAGATATCCTGGGTCACTGATCGGTCACAAGATTTCCAGAGTCGGTCATTGAGCTTTGGCCATAAAATGTGCATGTACCAACTACCCTTATGATTTGCCCTATGCTCGAATATGCTGTTCCATATGGAGAATGTGACTTACACAGAGGGTATTAGCAAAAGCCCCTCAGTTTTAGATTCATTCACTTTCTTTTCAGTGAAGTACATGGGCAGAGAGGTGACCAattgttttttgggggaaaaTCCAACACTGCGGCAGTCATCTAGGTCCTTGAGAGAAAAACTGCACTTTCCAGGCATCTCTGACTCTGTGTAACTCAAGGCCCTATCCAGAAAATTGGTTCAAGAAATGCCCTGTGCATACAGGTGAGCCCAACTATTGTATATTTAGTTGGTATTGTCAACACTGTTCTTTAGCTCCAGCTCAACATGCTAAGGCCTCTGACCTTGCCTACCATTTGGGGAGCCATAAACCAAACCTTTATGCCCATTTTTGTGGGTCATCAGCTAACCGGGAAATGACCtcacttgtttttttgtgctaaGCCTGAATAGATCTCAACACTGCCTGCCCACTTTTCACTTCCTGACACTATTTTGAAGAGGCATCATCACTGTGTCTGGTCTTTAATGATTccgattggttttaagaaatgcaaacGCAGATGCAGATATCAGTTAGATTTGTCCCGTGGTAATGAGACCAGACTGCTGATGTGTACACCCTCTGACTTGAAGAGTTTAAAGGAAGCAGATGCAGAGTTTCATCTCAGTCACAGCAAATGAATGTAAGGATTCATGCAATGTCATGAACTGTGTTCTGTCATTTCTAACCTAAACATTATATTGACTTTAAGTAAGGAAAATGATGAGTTTGAAGAATCTATGTTATTGTAATAATTGATGTCTTTACTGTCTTCAGGCTGAATACTGCTTGTGTGTTAATACCGTGAGTCCAGGATAAGcgtacatttaacatttaaactaGTTTGATTTCTGCTAACCTCCtacaaaatgtaacattgtCAACTGTTCATCCTGTGCAAACTTGAAATATTGTTTTGGGAACAAAACGAATGATCATGAAAAACTCTACACAGGTTTCATATTTCACTTTTGGTGCATACTTTGATATTGGGCTctttaaatacttatttttcCAATTATTATGTGTTTTTATGCTGTAATAGTTTGTGCCAATATTTTGCTTATTGTGGTTATCTGTATGAACAGAAGCTTACATGAACCTATGTACCTTTTTCTGGTCAGCCTGTTTGTAAATGAACTGTATGGTAGTACAGGGTTGTTTCCATTCCTTCTGGTTCAGATCATCTCTGACATTCACaatgtttctgcttctctttgtttcctgcagatttattgtttgtttacatatggAAGTAtacaatttattaatttatccATTATGTCTTATGACAGATATGTTGCTATCTGTTATCCTCTGCAATATAACACACATATGACATCTAACAAGGTTACCATGCTTATTGCTCTAACATGGTTATTCCCATTGATTGAAGTTGCTGTCAAAATATCTTTAAGTTCCTCTTTACAGCTGTGTGGGAACATCATTAACAAGGTTTACTGTGATAACTACTCTGTTGTCAAACTTGCCTGCTCTGTCGCCACAGTGAACAACATTTATGGACTCATTTCCCTATGTCTTATAGTCTTTGGTCCTCTCAGTTTAATAATTTACTCCTACATGAAGATtcttaaagtgtgtttttctggTTCTAAACAGACCAGACAGAAAGCTGTCAGTACCTGCACACCTCACCTCGCTTCTGTACTCAACTTTTTCTTTGGTTCTTTCTTTGAAATAGTACAGAGCAGGTTTGATATGAGCAGTTTACCTGTTATGTTGcgcatttttttgtcattatatTTTCTGACCTGCCAACCAATCTTCAACCCTTTAATGTATGGTCTGCAAATGTCAAAAATACGTAGCTTATGTAAAAGTCTTGTGTTCGGTGAAATGTAAACTAATGTTAAAGATGTGTTTAATGTCCACTTACTTTAGAACTTTATTTAGCATAATATGTATTCCTTAAATCGTCTAGTTTGATATGATACCAATACCTTCATACGAGCTTTGAAACGGAGACTCTTTAAAAGATCCATCAACGATTccaattggtttaaagaaacaacaCAAGCGATTGAAATCATAagctcattatgaaaatgtttactgaggtcataaatcaagtgagaagcaGGGTCATTTTTTTCATAGACTTATATTCTATAGaaactgaatacatttttaagcCAGTGGAgtcaccccctgctggaaattagatagaatgcaggtgtGAGGCAGTAATGCATTGCCATTACTTCTTGGCATGGTAGTTGCTGCATGGTCTTAATACCAAGATACatgacttcctgctttgctctcgCCATGTTTACCATGGCACAAGAGGGCGGCGCTGCCTACCAATAAACGTTAATATGGGTCATAATTTCTGCTTGTAAAAacgacctccaaaaggagaaCAGGTGTCGGTTTTAATGGTCCTATCAACatatatttgtaattttttgtGAATCACATTAAATTGCAGCTTTTTGTAAAAAAGTTCctatatagtaaaaaaaaatactttattattagtattgaCAAATAATTACTCGGTTATCAAAATcgttttctgttgattgactaaCTGATCAATGAAATTCTTCCTTTGCTGTCCACAGAAGACACATGAACAATGTAAAATCTACAATATATACTGcagatatacaaaataaaacagccagTAAGGTGTCAGCCTCATGTTTCACGTGTGGAGATGAATAATGTGTTTGTACATAAAGGCTCATGACAACATATTATCACTAAAGTTGTTTGATCATATCAGATTGAATAAATCATCCCATTCATGCCTTAATAGAATAAAAAACTGCAGACCATGCTTGAATGAAATAAA
It contains:
- the LOC144516005 gene encoding olfactory receptor 11H4-like, with translation MIMINSTQVSYFTFGAYFDIGLFKYLLFLIFLCFYAVIICANLLLIVVICMNRSLHEPMYLFLVSLFVNELYGSTGLFPFLLVQIISDIHNVSASLCFLQIYCVFAYGTIEIINLSIMSYDRYLAICYPLQYNTSMTSKKVTMLITLTWLFPLIEVAVTISLSSSLQLCGNIINKVYCDNYSVVKLACSVATVNNIYGLIITCLVVFGPLSLILYTYMKILKVCFSGSKQTRQKAVSTCTPHLASLINFFFGSFFEILQSRFDMSSLPVMLRIFLSLYFLTCQPIFNPLMYGLQMSKIRSLCKSLVFGEM